From Thermodesulfobacteriota bacterium, the proteins below share one genomic window:
- the cobU gene encoding bifunctional adenosylcobinamide kinase/adenosylcobinamide-phosphate guanylyltransferase, whose amino-acid sequence MRHIVFVTGGARSGKSRFAQKTAEGWPGRLLYIATAEVRDPEMADRVAAHRTDRGERWAAREEPLDLPAALAEAAGFGGALLDCLTLWASNVLEAHGDDEGAVQAAVSQFLAALEAYPGRLAVVTNEVGSGIVPVNALARRFRDLAGKLNQEVAARADEAYLVVSGLPLRLR is encoded by the coding sequence TTGCGCCACATCGTCTTCGTCACCGGCGGCGCCCGCAGCGGAAAGAGCCGCTTTGCGCAGAAGACGGCCGAGGGCTGGCCCGGGCGGCTGCTCTACATCGCCACCGCCGAGGTGCGGGATCCGGAGATGGCAGACCGGGTGGCGGCCCACCGGACCGACAGGGGGGAGCGGTGGGCGGCCCGGGAAGAGCCCCTGGATCTTCCGGCCGCCCTGGCGGAGGCGGCGGGGTTCGGGGGGGCGCTCCTGGACTGCCTGACCCTCTGGGCCTCCAACGTCCTGGAGGCCCACGGAGACGACGAGGGGGCGGTCCAAGCCGCGGTCTCCCAATTTCTCGCCGCCCTGGAGGCCTACCCGGGCCGCCTCGCGGTGGTGACCAACGAGGTGGGGTCGGGCATCGTGCCCGTGAACGCCCTGGCCCGCCGCTTTCGGGACCTGGCCGGCAAGCTCAACCAGGAGGTCGCCGCCCGCGCGGACGAGGCCTACCTGGTGGTCTCGGGCCTGCCCCTGCGCCTGCGGTAG
- the cobT gene encoding nicotinate-nucleotide--dimethylbenzimidazole phosphoribosyltransferase, which yields MVGRIEPLAPADLAAAQARLDDLTKPPGSLGRLEEVARRLAAIQRTTRPAIRRKRVYTLAGDHGVTEEGVSAFPREVTPQMVLNFLRGGAAINVLTRHVGAEIAVVDVGVDYDFGGAGGLIHAKVARGTRNLARGPAMTRDEALRAVGVGEELAARAAADRVDLLGVGEMGIGNTTPASAILAAFTGLTPDEVVGRGTGVDDAGLRRKADAIARGLAVNRPDPTDPLDVLAKVGGLEIAAMTGLCLGAAARRLPVAVDGFISTSAALVAVRLAPAAADYLFLSHLSQERAHIRMVEHFGHNPLLVLELRLGEGTGAALAMSVLEASAKILSEMATFGEAGVSNREG from the coding sequence CTGGTGGGGCGCATCGAGCCCCTGGCCCCCGCGGACCTGGCCGCTGCCCAGGCCCGCCTGGACGATCTGACCAAACCCCCGGGGAGCCTGGGGCGGCTGGAGGAGGTGGCCCGGCGCCTGGCCGCCATCCAGCGCACCACCCGGCCCGCCATCCGCCGCAAGCGGGTGTATACCCTGGCGGGGGACCACGGGGTGACCGAGGAGGGGGTGAGCGCCTTTCCCCGGGAGGTGACGCCCCAGATGGTGCTGAACTTCCTGCGGGGCGGCGCGGCCATCAACGTGCTCACGCGGCACGTGGGGGCCGAGATCGCGGTGGTGGACGTGGGGGTGGACTACGACTTCGGCGGCGCCGGGGGGCTCATCCACGCCAAGGTGGCCCGGGGCACCCGAAACCTCGCCCGAGGCCCCGCCATGACGCGGGACGAGGCACTGCGGGCCGTGGGCGTGGGGGAGGAGCTCGCCGCCCGGGCCGCCGCCGACCGGGTGGACCTCCTGGGCGTCGGCGAGATGGGCATCGGCAACACCACCCCGGCCTCGGCCATCCTGGCGGCGTTCACGGGGCTCACCCCCGACGAGGTGGTGGGGCGGGGCACCGGGGTCGACGACGCGGGGCTCCGGCGCAAGGCCGACGCCATTGCCCGGGGGTTGGCGGTGAACCGCCCCGATCCCACCGATCCCCTGGACGTGCTCGCCAAGGTGGGCGGCCTCGAGATCGCGGCCATGACCGGCCTGTGCCTGGGGGCGGCGGCCCGGCGCCTCCCGGTGGCGGTGGACGGCTTCATCTCCACCTCGGCGGCCCTGGTGGCGGTGCGCCTGGCGCCGGCGGCAGCGGACTACCTCTTCCTCTCCCACCTCTCCCAGGAGCGGGCCCACATCCGGATGGTGGAGCACTTCGGGCACAACCCCCTCCTGGTGCTGGAGCTCCGGCTCGGGGAGGGCACCGGGGCGGCGCTGGCCATGTCTGTCCTGGAGGCTTCGGCCAAGATCCTCTCGGAGATGGCCACCTTCGGGGAGGCCGGGGTCTCCAACCGGGAGGGTTGA
- the cobS gene encoding adenosylcobinamide-GDP ribazoletransferase: protein MASRFAVAFQFLTAIPLFEAREFSPRELARAMGAFPLVGLALGAGLVAFHWVLGHRLPGVLEGAVLVALLAWATGSFHLDGLADTADGLAGGWTRERALEIMKDSRVGAVGAAALVLAILTKALGLGLLPEGIRAWGLLLTPAVARGSVVWLAYGSIYARPRAGLGTPYTEHLDRGTLNLALLGSALPCLLLGWRGLLAFGLTLLYTGWLKGFFHRRLGGVTGDTLGFAEETGEILFLLCLHLLF from the coding sequence ATGGCGTCGCGCTTCGCGGTGGCCTTCCAGTTCCTGACCGCGATCCCCCTTTTCGAGGCGCGGGAGTTCTCCCCGCGCGAGCTCGCCCGCGCCATGGGGGCCTTCCCCCTGGTGGGGCTCGCCCTGGGGGCGGGGCTCGTGGCGTTCCACTGGGTGCTGGGGCACCGGCTCCCGGGCGTTCTCGAAGGGGCGGTGCTCGTGGCCCTGCTCGCCTGGGCCACGGGGTCCTTCCACCTCGACGGCCTGGCCGATACCGCCGACGGCCTGGCGGGGGGCTGGACGCGGGAGCGGGCACTGGAGATCATGAAGGACAGCCGGGTGGGGGCGGTGGGGGCGGCGGCCCTGGTCCTGGCGATCCTCACCAAGGCCCTGGGGCTGGGGCTACTGCCCGAGGGCATCCGGGCGTGGGGGCTGCTGCTCACCCCGGCCGTCGCCCGGGGCAGCGTGGTGTGGCTTGCCTACGGGAGCATCTACGCCCGGCCCCGGGCGGGCCTGGGCACCCCCTACACCGAGCACCTGGACCGGGGCACCCTGAACCTGGCGCTCCTGGGCTCCGCGCTCCCGTGCCTCCTCCTGGGGTGGCGGGGCCTCCTGGCGTTCGGGCTCACCCTGCTCTACACGGGGTGGCTCAAGGGGTTCTTCCACCGCCGCCTGGGGGGGGTGACCGGCGATACCCTGGGTTTTGCCGAGGAAACCGGAGAGATCCTCTTCCTGCTCTGCCTCCACCTGCTCTTCTGA
- a CDS encoding histidine phosphatase family protein, producing MTASAPTRLHLLRHGDVGGDGVLHGHVDVALTPRGVEQMERAARRLAGEPLAAVYASDLSRAREGAAAVARARGLPVREDPAFRELHMGRWDDRPYREVWREEPALLEAWWADLEGFVLPGGESLAQLRARVLPALRSVLARHPGETLCLVAHGGVNRVILFDALGLPLGRFHSLAQDYGCLNLVEYFPDGRSVVRLVNGCAE from the coding sequence TTGACCGCCTCCGCGCCCACCCGGCTCCACCTGCTGCGCCACGGCGACGTGGGGGGCGACGGCGTGCTCCACGGGCACGTGGACGTGGCGCTGACGCCCCGGGGGGTGGAGCAGATGGAGCGGGCCGCCCGGCGCCTGGCCGGAGAGCCGCTCGCGGCGGTCTACGCGTCGGACCTCTCCCGGGCGCGGGAGGGCGCGGCGGCCGTGGCCCGGGCCCGGGGCCTCCCCGTGCGGGAGGACCCGGCGTTTCGGGAGCTCCACATGGGCCGCTGGGACGACCGGCCGTACCGGGAGGTCTGGCGCGAAGAGCCCGCCCTGCTGGAGGCCTGGTGGGCCGACCTGGAGGGCTTCGTCCTGCCCGGGGGAGAGAGCCTGGCCCAGCTGCGCGCCCGGGTGCTCCCCGCCCTCCGGTCCGTGCTGGCCCGCCACCCGGGGGAGACCCTCTGCCTGGTGGCCCACGGAGGGGTCAACCGGGTGATCCTCTTCGACGCCCTGGGTCTGCCCCTCGGCCGCTTCCACTCCCTGGCCCAGGACTACGGGTGCCTGAACCTGGTGGAGTACTTCCCCGACGGGCGCTCGGTGGTGCGGCTCGTCAACGGGTGCGCCGAATGA
- a CDS encoding CatB-related O-acetyltransferase, whose amino-acid sequence MIGPDPANPHPLAAFPRVCFVRNTVSNPNIVVGEYTYYDDPDDAENFERNVLYHYPFVGDRLVIGRFCAIATGVTFLMNGANHRLGGISTYPFEIFGNGWERAAQAGEEPSRGDTVVGNDVWLGYRATVLPGVRIGDGAIVAACSVVAADVPPYAVVAGNPARVARMRFSAAAVEELLEIAWWNWPPDKITRNIERIVSADVAALRAAV is encoded by the coding sequence TTGATCGGACCCGACCCCGCCAACCCCCATCCCCTCGCCGCTTTTCCCCGGGTGTGTTTCGTTCGCAACACGGTGTCCAATCCCAACATCGTGGTGGGCGAGTACACGTACTACGACGACCCCGACGACGCCGAGAACTTCGAGAGAAACGTCCTCTATCACTACCCGTTCGTCGGAGACCGCCTCGTCATCGGCCGCTTCTGCGCCATCGCCACGGGCGTGACGTTCCTCATGAACGGGGCCAACCACCGCCTGGGGGGAATCTCCACCTATCCCTTCGAGATCTTCGGGAACGGCTGGGAGAGGGCGGCGCAGGCGGGCGAGGAGCCCAGCCGGGGAGACACGGTGGTGGGCAACGACGTGTGGCTGGGGTACCGGGCGACGGTTCTGCCCGGCGTGCGGATCGGCGACGGGGCGATCGTCGCCGCGTGCTCGGTGGTGGCCGCCGACGTGCCGCCCTACGCGGTGGTTGCCGGCAACCCGGCGCGGGTGGCTCGCATGCGGTTTTCCGCGGCGGCGGTGGAGGAGCTGCTGGAGATCGCGTGGTGGAACTGGCCCCCGGACAAGATCACCCGAAACATCGAGCGAATCGTCTCGGCCGACGTGGCGGCGCTGCGGGCCGCCGTCTAG
- a CDS encoding HipA N-terminal domain-containing protein, with the protein MTTVGEVKLWGRTIGAVALEEGAQAASFEYDRAFLQSGIEVSPLHSL; encoded by the coding sequence GTGACCACGGTCGGGGAAGTCAAGCTGTGGGGACGCACGATCGGCGCCGTTGCCCTGGAGGAGGGGGCTCAGGCCGCCTCCTTCGAGTACGACAGAGCGTTTCTGCAAAGCGGCATCGAGGTCTCGCCGCTGCACAGCCTTTGA
- a CDS encoding helix-turn-helix domain-containing protein, with protein MKIDALVSDAIVLAELGRRLGKRRVERDLTQAALAREAGVGKRTVERVEAGETVQVTTLLRILRVLGLLESLDAAIPEPGPRPMDLLRLRGKERKRASSGARRGKAGSQWSWGDET; from the coding sequence TTGAAGATTGACGCACTCGTGAGCGATGCCATCGTTCTCGCAGAGCTCGGCCGCCGGCTGGGCAAGCGGCGCGTGGAGCGCGACCTCACCCAGGCCGCGTTGGCCCGGGAAGCCGGCGTCGGAAAGCGGACCGTGGAAAGGGTCGAGGCCGGCGAAACGGTCCAGGTTACGACGCTCCTTCGCATCTTGCGTGTCCTGGGCCTGCTCGAGTCCCTGGACGCGGCGATCCCTGAACCTGGGCCCCGCCCCATGGACCTGCTGCGGCTGCGGGGGAAAGAGCGCAAGCGCGCATCGTCCGGGGCCCGTCGGGGGAAGGCCGGCTCCCAGTGGTCCTGGGGGGACGAGACGTGA